The stretch of DNA ctattctattcttatGTCTctatctcatctgtaaaatgtcaaGCTAACTGATGTTCTAAATATATGCcagctttaatttaaaatttttgttttatgtcaccagttttatttttaaattgataacgTAGGCCATCTCTAGAATTCTCTGATTCTACATGTCTTTGGAATAGAGAATTTTTATCACAGCTCTGCGTATCTGTTTTGTCTTCACGCTGTAGATGATGGGGTTCATTACAGGAGGGATCAAGAGGTAAGTGTTAGCAATCATTGTATGAACATAGGCTGGAGCTCGTTTTCCAAATCTGTGAACAAAGGACAGACTGAtcaatggaaaatagaaaatagcaacAGCCCCAATATGGGAGATACATGTGCTGAaggctttcttcctctcttctgggGATGCAATGCTGAGGACAGTCTTAATAATCAAAATGTAAGAAAGGAGGATGAGGATTGAGTCCACACCAACAGTAGAGATCATGGCTGTCAGCCCAACTGCATTGTTGATCCTGGTGTCTGTGCACGAGAGCTTCATCACATCAGGGTGGAAGCAGTAGGAGTGGTGGAGCACGTGGCTGCGGCAGAAGGACAGTCTTTTAAGAAGTGCTACCATTGGTGTCAGCATTAGTGTTCCCCTGATGACAATTGTCACTCCAATTTGAGCTATTCTGGAATCGGTTAAAATGGTGGCATACCTGAGTGGATTAGAGATGGCCACAAAACGATCAAAGGCCATGGCCAACAGCACCGAGGATTCCATGACAGTGAAGAGTTTAATAAAGAACATCTGTGACAAGCAAGCATTAAAGCTGATCTCCCTGGCATTGAACCAGAATATACCCAACATGGTGACCAGGGTGGATATGGATAGGCCGAGGTCAGTGGTAGACAGCatggaaaggaaataatacatgGGTTCGTGGAGGCTGGGCTGAGTGACAATGGCAAAGAGGATCAGGCTGTTTCCTGAGAGGGCGGTTATGTAGAGAAAGCAGAAGGGAATGGAGATCCAGGTGTGGAAGGCTTCCAGCCCGGGAACACCAGTTAGCAGGAAAATGATGGAAGTAGATGTGGTATTCTGGAAGTTTGGCATGCTGGATTAAAAATATAGAGTTCCAAGATGAAACtctggaacaacaacaaaactatattttttgtattaatccaattatgaataattttattcaacTAAAAACTGaccaaagataaatatttatatgctatGTAAAAATGAATTGCTCATTTAAATTGATAAAGGAATTGTAAGTTTTCAACTGCCGTAGTAGGtaccattccttctttttttttaagattttatttatttgtttattcatgagagacacagagagagggagagagagagagagagaggggcagagagagaagcaggctccatgcagggagcctgatgtgggactcgatcccaggactccaggatcacgccctaggctgaaggcaggcgcttaaccgctaagccacccaggcgttccaaccATTCCTTCTTATATGTGCCCCagcccatcatttttttttttctgtgacccCTTGCTGgtagttatgtttatactatgtgacctttccttccacttctctAGCCAGAGATGACTGGACAAAGTGAAAACACTTTACCTGAGATTGGACAATTATATTTCATCCTTTCCGGATTTTCAAATTGTGATAAGGAGGTAGTAGTAGGTTATTTTTTTCCGTATGGTTGGCATCAGAGAAAAATAGACTGGGACTGTGGAACAGCAATATTACATCAGCCTCAAGTATAGAAAGCAGAGAAGCTTACAAACAAGTTGGGAAGCCAGAAAATATTGAGAAAGGGATACTTATAATACAATGTAACACATATGAAATGCTAATAGATGGCCTAGGCACCAGTACAGTCATGTGCAGATGTGTAAGGTATCTAACCTTGAAAGTGACACCTGCAATGTAGCATCTAGTGTCTCATTTAGGAGGTGGAGTTAGAACACAGACCTATTGCCTCAGGGATAGAGGCCTCTGCCTGCCATATGATATAGCATACTGCCATATTCAGTTAGAGTTCGCTCTTCATCTGCCTAAAGAATAGTTGTTCTCCGTGTTGTGAAGACATACTTCTCAGGAgatatttaatagaattttacTATTTTGCCTTGGAGAGAAAGATACCTTTTCTGGGAACATCacactttgttttttattgagtACAGAATTACAGACTATTCAGATGGGTATGTATGAGTTGGAAGAGGGAGTCTTGGAAAAACAGACATTGGGGCTGTGACTGGAGAGGTTCAGTCAGCAAAGTAACTATTCCTCAGGAGAACCTAAGTATTTTCCAGACCACTCAAATTCACCCAGATAAAGTGCCTCAAGGATTCACTAAAGAaatcttagtttaaaaaattgggaaattttaaattgaaatcaatgaaaaattagagggaaaagatgttcaaagttACATGAATTGACCCAATAAGTAAACCATAACTTTAGACTCTATAGTTTAGAGTCTTGAGAATGTCCTCAGGGAACCAATTAAATTACTATCAGAAATGTTTAATCAAACCTCCTAATGGGAGTAAGAGTTGACAGAAAGGAACCATTAAGAAAGGgcacattttggggcacctgggtggcacagtgggttaagccccaccttgggctccctgctcagtgaggagactgcttctccctctctttgtgtgtgcTGGCTCTCgctctccttaaaataaataagtcttaaaaaaaaggggaatATTTTCTTGTGGTCACTGTTTCTAGTGACTATTGATTGTCATGAATACAACTGACATTATGCTGAAATGAATTCGATACAGACTTGCTCAAATGGCATGCATTTCAGTTAATTATGAAAGTTTGAGAGTTGATAAGTTTAACAAATCTGATGTTTAACAAGTTCTGTTAGCccttttcataaatatattgatttctgaaaaatatttttagtaactatatttagttttaaaaatacatattgatcagaagtgcaaattaaaactctACTTATTAAATTAATAGTacttataatacttaaaaatggaTTCACCTCTCAAATGAATGGATTCATCTCTccacaagtctttttttaaaagattttatttatttatttattttaaagatttatttatttattcattcagagagagtgagagagaggcagagacacaggcagtgaaagaagcaggctccatgcagggagctcaacgtgggactcgatcccaggtctccaggatcacatcctgggctgaaggcaggcactaaaccactgagccacccagggatccccctctataagtttttttatttttatttttatttttttataaatttattttttattggtgttcaatttg from Canis lupus dingo isolate Sandy chromosome 21, ASM325472v2, whole genome shotgun sequence encodes:
- the LOC125752063 gene encoding olfactory receptor 51F2-like, yielding MPNFQNTTSTSIIFLLTGVPGLEAFHTWISIPFCFLYITALSGNSLILFAIVTQPSLHEPMYYFLSMLSTTDLGLSISTLVTMLGIFWFNAREISFNACLSQMFFIKLFTVMESSVLLAMAFDRFVAISNPLRYATILTDSRIAQIGVTIVIRGTLMLTPMVALLKRLSFCRSHVLHHSYCFHPDVMKLSCTDTRINNAVGLTAMISTVGVDSILILLSYILIIKTVLSIASPEERKKAFSTCISHIGAVAIFYFPLISLSFVHRFGKRAPAYVHTMIANTYLLIPPVMNPIIYSVKTKQIRRAVIKILYSKDM